One Helianthus annuus cultivar XRQ/B chromosome 7, HanXRQr2.0-SUNRISE, whole genome shotgun sequence genomic region harbors:
- the LOC110866768 gene encoding uncharacterized protein LOC110866768 has protein sequence MHAQALQLLRFICSEIAKLDGKRVRDLIGSPLEAAATMGNVEVVEEILLSFPNALSLVNENKHGVFQIAIANRRVDVFNLIYQITTPHHLLLAQRDASYNTALHLVARLVGGTTDQASLHLRSCAPGAALQMQRELQWFKVVEKLSRPQDQEQRNIFGKTPAMIFTESHENLAKEGEQWMKDRAHSGIIIATLIATIVFTSAITVPGGTNSENGKPIFSERTGFVAFAVADALALLMSASSMLMFLGILTARYAVQDFLSSLPKRLIIALITLFLSIIFMMMAFTSVLYLVFGEEKTWVLGLVSSLANIPVLVFAVLQFKPIFDISYSTYGPAIFGKRGDRIIV, from the exons ATGCATGCCCAAGCTCTTCAACTCCTTAGATTTATTTGCTCTGAAATAGCAAAACTGGATGGTAAAAGGGTAAGAGATCTTATCGGAAGTCCGTTAGAGGCAGCAGCAACTATGGGGAACGTTGAGGTTGTTGAAGAGATATTACTTTCCTTTCCAAATGCACTTTCTCTAGTGAATGAGAACAAACATGGGGTGTTCCAAATTGCAATTGCAAATCGTAGGGTGGACGTCTTCAATCTCATATACCAGATAACAACACCACATCATCTTTTGCTGGCACAGCGCGATGCATCTTATAACACTGCTTTGCACTTGGTTGCACGTTTGGTTGGAGGAACTACGGATCAAGCTAGTCTCCATCTCAGATCATGTGCTCCTGGTGCAGCGCTTCAAATGCAACGTGAACTACAATGGTTCAAG GTGGTTGAAAAGCTATCACGGCCTCAAGATCAAGAGCAAAGGAATATATTTGGCAAGACACCAGCAATGATATTTACTGAATCACATGAAAACTTAGCAAAAGAAGGTGAGCAATGGATGAAAGATAGAGCTCACTCTGGGATCATCATAGCAACACTCATTGCTACCATCGTATTTACCTCGGCGATTACCGTACCAGGTGGAACCAATAGTGAAAATGGAAAGCCAATATTCTCTGAGAGGACAGGGTTTGTAGCTTTTGCAGTTGCAGATGCTCTAGCTCTCTTAATGTCAGCTTCTTCTATGTTAATGTTCTTGGGCATACTCACTGCACGCTATGCAGTTCAAGATTTTCTCTCCTCGCTACCGAAGAGATTGATAATCGCCCTTATTACCCTCTTTCTCTCAATCATTTTCATGATGATGGCCTTTACATCCGTGCTTTACCTGGTTTTTGGAGAAGAAAAGACATGGGTGCTTGGCCTCGTGTCTTCATTGGCTAATATACCAGTGCTTGTGTTTGCCGTCTTGCAATTTAAACCTATTTTCGACATCAGTTATTCCACATATGGCCCAGCAATCTTTGGTAAGCGTGGTGATCGCATTATCGTATAA
- the LOC110866630 gene encoding uncharacterized protein LOC110866630: MKFKCVTIRVTIHTVSNQAAEGKNYTQYLPLYRAVVEGNMKSLQDILDKDPTAVRAIITGASETALIVASHKKNNKDIVKKLISLMSPQDMAMQDSFGRTAIFGAAAVGNVEALKMMVKKNPDLPHICDIYNHLPLHFAAYADQKDSVRYLLDATNVACLDEFKRLTLVQALISGGFYDICLSLLQHFPALAVIEVSPLETLTYRHSAFRSGANFNFWQCMIYPCKHPLINLLGC, from the exons ATGAAGTTTAAGTGTGTAACCATAAGAGTTACTATACACACAGTCTCAAACCAAGCAGCAGAAGGGAAGAACTATACACAGTATCTGCCACTATACAGGGCTGTTGTTGAAGGCAATATGAAAAGTTTACAAGATATATTGGATAAAGATCCAACCGCGGTGAGGGCGATCATCACAGGAGCCTCTGAAACAGCATTGATAGTTGCATCTCACAAGAAAAATAACAAAGACATCGTGAAGAAACTTATAAGCTTGATGTCACCACAAGATATGGCTATGCAGGACAGCTTTGGTAGGACGGCTATTTTTGGCGCTGCAGCTGTTGGGAATGTCGAGGCACTGAAAATGATGGTGAAAAAGAATCCTGATCTTCCTCACATTTGTGACATTTATAATCACCTGCCTCTTCACTTTGCTGCATATGCCGATCAAAAAGATTCTGTTCGCTACTTGTTAGATGCCACGAATGTTGCGTGTCTTGATGAATTCAAAAGGTTGACACTTGTGCAGGCACTCATATCAGGCGGCTTCTATG ATATATGTCTATCTTTGCTTCAACACTTTCCTGCACTGGCGGTCATTGAGGTTTCACCTTTGGAAACACTAACTTACAGGCATTCCGCATTTCGTAGTGGTGCCAATTTCAACTTTTGGCAGTGCATGATCTACCCCTGTAAGCATCCACTGATAAATTTGTTAGGGTGTTGA
- the LOC110868222 gene encoding L-aminoadipate-semialdehyde dehydrogenase-phosphopantetheinyl transferase encodes MIAKPTKNISKKTRIIFGCIYCDTEMEMEKCVQRWLVNASEWDPSPNEFWIAMSVLPQHEHSSITRFVKIEDRKRALVSRLLQYALVHQVVGLPFDEIVINRTPEGKPYLEKHLNVKFPNFNFNVSHHGDYVAIASEPICLVGLDIVSCFIPGKESASDFIRNFSSYFSSSEWEKIVNAGSDDNVLDTFFRYWCLKEAFVKALGTGVGYKLDYVEFHHKDWTDICVKVDGVVLNDWNFWLSELQGRHRIAVARGHPRIAAENYKKTLKQSHFDDDLYKLGFHLPNPVFVMRSVEELCSLFPVVK; translated from the exons ATGATAGCGAAACCGACCAAAAATATATCCAAAAAAACCCGGATAATATTTGGTTGTATCTATTGTGATACAGAAATGGAGATGGAAAAGTGTGTGCAAAGATGGTTAGTCAACGCGTCAGAGTGGGACCCATCCCCCAACGAATTCTGGATCGCGATGTCTGTTCTACCTCAACATGAACACTCATCAATCACCAG gTTTGTGAAAATCGAAGACCGAAAGAGGGCACTTGTCAGCCGGTTGTTGCAGTATGCACTCGTGCATCAAGTTGTTGGGCTTCCGTTTGATGAAATCGTCATCAATCGCACACCTGAAGGCAAGCCTTACCTG GAAAAACATCTGAATGTGAAATTTCCAAATTTCAACTTCAACGTTTCGCATCATGGTGACTATGTGGCAATAGCTTCCGAACCGATTTGCCTTGTGGGTTTGGACATTGTATCTTGCTTCATTCCTGGGAAAGAAAGCGCTTCAGATTTCATTCGCAATTTCTCGTCCTACTTTTCAAGCTCCGAGTGGGAAAAGATCGTCAACGCTGGTTCTGATGATAATGTTTTGGACACGTTTTTCAG GTATTGGTGTTTAAAGGAAGCATTCGTCAAGGCCTTGGGCACAGGAGTCGGGTATAAGTTGGATTATGTGGAATTTCATCACAAAGACTGGACCGATATATGTGTCAAAGTAGATGGAGTTGTGCTAAATGACTGGAATTTTTGGCTTTCCGAACTTCAAGGAAGACATCGG ATTGCTGTTGCAAGGGGTCACCCGAGAATTGCTGCTGAAAATTACAAGAAAACACTTAAACAGAGTCACTTTGACGATGATCTTTACAAACTAGGTTTTCATCTACCAAATCCAGTGTTTGTTATGAGATCAGTTGAAGAACTATGTTCCCTTTTCCCGGTGGTAAAATAG